The following DNA comes from Lepidochelys kempii isolate rLepKem1 chromosome 9, rLepKem1.hap2, whole genome shotgun sequence.
TCGgggttcttaattttttttaaggttcagctttccttttcttttattaaagtgaattcagtgctggtgaaaggtaccAGATTGACAGCCCCAGAGACTGAAGGACTCTGTTGATCTACTGGGCAGGGCAGAAGGGCAAGCCTCCTACACACTGCCCTACTCATATATCTCTCTCTGACATCCAGAGTTAAGAAGGAAGGCCAGGCTCCATGACCCACCCAGTTCTTGGCCTCTACACTGAGCCTGCCAACAGGAGTATCACTTGTGGTAGAGGATTACCACCAATGGACAGGCTGAAACCACCAACTCACCACTAAACACGTGGTGTTACCTGTCAGTCACCACCAACCTGAGCTAGAGTCACAGTGACACTTTACAAATTGTAAGGCTCTGCAAGCAGACCTTTACCACTCCCTCAGGGTATCCAGTCCCCCTGACCCTCAGCCTGGGATTTAACCTGCTTCATTCTCTTAGCCAAATCTACTTTGAAATACCAATTACTACAGTGAATTCCCCTTGCTGAAGACCCACTGATGTACCCAAGTGAGAGTGGGACTCCTTTCTGTCCACATCACCCTTTCACACCCTTTCCATGCCAGCGTGATCCTTAATCTATCCATGTCCTATTTCCACTGACCAGTGAGCTCCTAAAAACTGGATATTTGGGCtcacttattttcctttttacctTGAAATTATTGAGAGCTTTCTCTCTTGTTCTGCTAAGGGGAGGGGACTAAGGTGTTGCCATTGGTTGGTACATTGCAGTGGCCCATCTCCCTTTGCAGAGACTGGCCTATAGCACAACAGCATAGGAAACTGAGGGAAAGCCTGTGGGAGGTGCCACTTAGGAAAGCTGCAGAGAGAAAATGGGTTCTGTGGTCTGGTCCCCAGAGGCTTCTAGCGCTTGGACATGTCACCCTTTTGAAACCCACCACAGAAAAACAGCTCCTAAGGCATTTTGAGGTCACAGAGTCCTGAGCCAGGTCCCATGTTGAAAGCCCCCTGTTGATCACGAGTGCACTGTCAGCCTCTGATTCCCTCTGTCCTGGTCCTTTGCCAAAATGTGCAAAACCTGTCATGTGGGGCTTGGGCACAGAAGCACAATTCCTTTGTCTCAAGAACATGCTTCACACTCCCTTTGTGGGGCTTGGTGGCTGGCGGATTGTTCATCTGTTTGCTTTGTGCCCAAAGGGGGTGTGCAGCAGAGGGAGGTGAAGGAGAAGAAGAATAGCCAACTCTGCTCCCCAGGAATGTCATACTGGCTTATCCAGAGTCTTAGGGAAAGGTGTGCCACTGGAGGAGGAGATCTTCCTGCAGACTGTGTTGGTGTGGTTCTGGCAGCGGCAGCCAGGACGTTTCAGACTGTCATAGCCCCGCTGGCAAAGTTTGAGGCACCCCAGCGTAGGGAAGTAGCAGCAGAGGCAGGGcatgaggagagagaggaagctCATAGCAGCCCAGCGGGCGCAGCAGGACCCCgagctgcaggagcaggggtCATCGGCACAGGTGTCCTCATCGTCAGTGGAGCAGTGGTAGAAGAGACCCTTGACGCAGCACAGGCAAGTCCCATAGTCGAGGAGACTCTCTGGAGAGCAAAGGCAGCGCTGGTTGCAGACCCAGCAGGAGGGCAAGCTGCGGGTGGCTGTGCAGCGGGCGCACTTACAACGCCCACACTCCTCACAGATGAAGAGGTGTCCAGAGTGCAGAGTGGCCTTCTCCACCACACCTTTCAGCGGTTCCTCGGGCTTCAGGTCACCCGCTCTGGGCTGTGTCCGGATGAGTGAGTGCCCAGAATGTGAGGGCGTGACCCCGCTCAGCAGCCGCTGGTCCGAGGCAGTGGTGCTGTGAGACACAGAGCTGGCAGTGCTGGAATGACTCAGGTGCTGCTGCAAGGCCGACATCTGGTGGTGTTGGCTGTGGCTGCGGTGCAGGTCCTGGAAGGTGGAAGACACCAGGCAGTCCTGAGACCACTCTTGCTTGTGGGCCTGCTGTGAGAGGGATGGGTTGGACCGAGCTTGCTTGAAGGAGACGGCAGGTCTCTCCACATAGTCATTGCTGGCACGGATGGAGCGTATCTGGTCAATGGAGAGGACTTGTTGGAAGTCCTCAGCAGGCAGATCCATTGTCTTGTCACTGTTGAGTTCAGCCACTCTGGATGAGAGCAACAAGGGCTTGCAGCATCAGGGCACATCGGAAAATCCTAGGGAAGTGGAacagagcaggagagagaaaagacaCCTGAATTACAACCGTAACTCCAGCATTGAAACAAACTGGGAAGCAAAGGGTGATGGGAAAGCCATGGACAAACTATCACAGGAgcataaacaccagggagggagaggaattattccACTGGGCATAACTGGGAGGACTGGAGTGAGTATGAGGACAGGGAGACTTAGTCGGCTATTAAGAAACATTTCTCAATGGTGAGGTCTATTGCTCTATCACCAGTCACTCAAGCAAAGAGTAATATTTTGATCTTTGCTAGCACTTCCCAGcttcagatctcaaagcactttgcaaatactGAGGAgttaagagtaacagccgtgttagtctgtattcgcaaaaagaaaaggagtacttgtggcaccttagagactaaccaatttatttgagcatgagctttcgtgagctacagctcacttcatcggatgcataccgtggaaactgcagcagacttacggtatgcatccgatgaagtgagctgtagctcacgaaagctcatgctcaaataaattggttagtctctaaggtgccacaagtactccttttctttttactgaggaGTTAAGTCCCACACCTCCAATGTAGGGAAGTATTGTCCTTGTTTTAGAGAGGTGGCAACTGAAGCCCAGAGATGTGAAGTGACTTCTCCAAAGCCACACAGAGAGCCTGGGACAGAACTGGGAAGAGAATGATGATCTGTCCTGGTGTTTCCACCCCACCCTTCCCTCGCTTGCACACAATGCTGAACATATACTTTATGGATCAATCCCTGCACTGGACAGGGATGAACAAGATGAGCCAACATCTCAATCTCTGATGTGTTTGATTCAAACTTAGTTTCCCAGTGTTTTTTGTTGGGGTCTCCAGAGCATTTCCATTCATATCCCATGACACGTAAAGATCATGCTTACTTCTTTCATGAGCACTCagagaaaagctttttttttcaaTAGTGACAAAATATTCGTGCTAACCAGATTTGCTCTAGGCAATTGGGGTTTGTCAGAGGATATGCTACCTGCATAGAGGCTGCCAGGATTTTGTTTTCAGAAAGCGGTACTTCCTGATTCTCACTGCAGCACTGGAAACTCATTCTGGCTTTGTGCCAGGTGGTCACAGGGATGGGAATGGTCTCTAACCATGCTTTTTAGGGGAGCCTCAAGGTGAGACCAATAATCAGGGGAAGATCCATGGATGGAAGGTATTTGCCATCTGACTCAGATTCAGGGATTAATGCTCTCTCATGATGACAGCATTTCTAGACCTGGGTATGGCCTGTAGGAGGAACAATAacctaaggtgaccagatgtcccgattttatagggacagtgctgatataagacaaagccccaaatataggtgcctattaccccccactccctgtcccaacttttcacccttgctatctggtcacctgacAATAACCTGAGCAAGACACCTGTGACCTTAGAATATGGGCAGtccttgggggaggaggaagaaaaatgtgaTCAGGATTTGCGTGCCTATGGATTCTAGTTACAGCCTCATGGAGCTAGATAGTTCTTATAGTGCTTCTGTGTGCAAATTGGGGTACAGGAAGTGTCCCAACAACACCTAAGGAGGGAAAGTTAATTGTTTCGTGTTGTACACTGAAAACAACCCCAACCTGGGTTGCAAATCATTTTAAGTCATGATCTTTTACTGTACCTATTGGTGGTACCTATCAACAGTATGTATTTTCGACTGACAGCTGGGTTGCTATGCAGTATTTTCTGGCTTTCTTAGGACAATCTGTCCTCATCTTGCAAGTTCTACAGGCAACCATATGCTGCATGGATGTTTTCACAGCCCACAGTTCTGCAGAAGGAAGCTATTTAAATACTGACCCTCTTCACTAGCTTTAGACATATTCAGCAAACCAGTCTGATGATGGCAGAGAAGAAG
Coding sequences within:
- the SPRY3 gene encoding protein sprouty homolog 3 gives rise to the protein MDLPAEDFQQVLSIDQIRSIRASNDYVERPAVSFKQARSNPSLSQQAHKQEWSQDCLVSSTFQDLHRSHSQHHQMSALQQHLSHSSTASSVSHSTTASDQRLLSGVTPSHSGHSLIRTQPRAGDLKPEEPLKGVVEKATLHSGHLFICEECGRCKCARCTATRSLPSCWVCNQRCLCSPESLLDYGTCLCCVKGLFYHCSTDDEDTCADDPCSCSSGSCCARWAAMSFLSLLMPCLCCYFPTLGCLKLCQRGYDSLKRPGCRCQNHTNTVCRKISSSSGTPFPKTLDKPV